The sequence below is a genomic window from Syntrophales bacterium.
GATAAAGGACGCCAGCAGTATCGTCGCGCCGGCAAAAACGGCCAGGATGATGTTCAGGCCGTAGGCGGCCATGACCTCGGGGCCGAAGACAAATCCCACTACGCGGATGACGCCGAAGACACCGGATTTGACAACGGCCACGGCGTGCAGCAGGGCACTGACCGGTGTGGGGGCTATCATGGCCACGGGGAGCCAGCTGTGGAGCGGCATGATGCCGGCCTTGACGCCCACGCCCCCCAGGAAGAGGAAGAAGAGAGCCGTCATCGCTCCCTGGGAGAGGACGACGGTGCCGAATAACCCACCGGCCTTGAAATCTATGGTACCCGTCGCGAGATAGGTGAAGGCGGCACCGGCGATGAGAAGCAGGCCTGCCGACAGTGTATAGAGGAGGTACTGCCGTCCGGCGCTGATTGCCTCCTTTGATTCTTTATGAATAACGAGAGGGTAGGTTGAAATTGTCAGAATTTCGTAGAAGATGATAAAGGTCAGCAGGTTCGCCGAAAAAGCGATTCCCATGGTCGCCGAGAGACACATGGCAAAACTGGCGAAATAACGGGTCTGCTTATGCTCTTGATTCCCGCGGACGTACCCGATGGAATAGAAGGACGTTACAATCCAGAGCCCCGAGGAAATCAGCGCGAAGAAGACGCCGAAAGGATCGGCTTTGAGAGCCAGGTCAATACCGGGTGAAATTTCCAGCAGATGAAGAGCGGCGCTGCGTCCTTCAAGGGCGCCGGGTAACAATGAAAGCACCAGGAGGAACTTGCTTACCGCGGCTATGATGGTCCATGTTTCACGAAGGTTGGGCTTTGACGAACTCAGGAGAATGAGGGGCACCGCAGCCATGGAGACCAGCACCGCGTAGAGGGGAATATGTGATACGTAGATCAGTTCATTCATGAGTTACAGGCCCAGGGGAATCATTGGTTTAATAAGCGTTGTGACTATGACGGCGTTAAAAATGCCAAGCAGGAGCAACGCCACGGCAAATATAATGACCGGGACCAGCATGGACGGACCCGGCTCACCACTGCCGAAGGTAACCGCTTCCTCTTCCGGGGCAGCCTGGTGATCATCCCGGCCGCCGCTGTGTTGATCATTTACTGTTTTATCGGAAGGTGATTTCATATATACTTTTTCGATAACCCTGAAGAAGTAAACCGCGTTGAGAAGGCTGCTCACCAAGATCACCCCGAGGAAAATCCATTGGGAGTTCTCGATGGTTGCCAGGGCCAGGTACCACTTGCTGAAAAATCCGGCCAGCGGCGGCAGCCCGACCATGGAGATGGCCGCTACGGTAAAGGCCGCCATGGTAAAGGGCATTTTAACCCGGTAGGAGCTGT
It includes:
- a CDS encoding monovalent cation/H+ antiporter subunit D family protein, producing MNELIYVSHIPLYAVLVSMAAVPLILLSSSKPNLRETWTIIAAVSKFLLVLSLLPGALEGRSAALHLLEISPGIDLALKADPFGVFFALISSGLWIVTSFYSIGYVRGNQEHKQTRYFASFAMCLSATMGIAFSANLLTFIIFYEILTISTYPLVIHKESKEAISAGRQYLLYTLSAGLLLIAGAAFTYLATGTIDFKAGGLFGTVVLSQGAMTALFFLFLGGVGVKAGIMPLHSWLPVAMIAPTPVSALLHAVAVVKSGVFGVIRVVGFVFGPEVMAAYGLNIILAVFAGATILLASFIAFKQDNLKRRLAYSTVGHLSYIVLGAALLSPAGFLGGMLHIATHATMKITLFFCAGAIYVNLHRENISQLNGIAKIMPWTMGAFIVGSLGLAGVPPINGFVSKWFLGMGALQSDQLVVLAIFLISGLLNAGYFFPIVYRAYFMKGEGLEGHGEAPRFMVVPLVITAILSLLLGLCPDLFFHFHELASMVAQSLTGGMLL